The Alteriqipengyuania halimionae genome contains a region encoding:
- a CDS encoding lysophospholipid acyltransferase family protein gives MPGPITILRNIVFLIAFYGGCFPLIGWAGLAALLELPGASAGVQRWSEWHEWCVRNLLGIRIEVQGEVPGGGKLVASKHESFFEAIHLPALLEKPVPFAKAELWKIPGWGPAAGRWGAVAVHREQGAKMLRKMIADGKAFAADGRVLAIFPEGSRIPHGSEPQLQAGFAGLYKMLGVPVIPMAVNSGPLYHRFWKRSGTITICFGEEIPPGLPRADVEARVRAAINVLN, from the coding sequence ATGCCCGGCCCGATCACCATTCTTCGCAACATCGTCTTCCTGATCGCCTTTTACGGCGGCTGCTTCCCGCTGATCGGCTGGGCGGGCCTTGCCGCGCTGCTCGAGCTGCCGGGCGCAAGCGCAGGGGTGCAGCGCTGGTCCGAATGGCACGAATGGTGTGTGCGCAATCTGCTGGGCATCCGGATCGAGGTGCAAGGCGAGGTGCCTGGCGGGGGCAAGCTCGTCGCGAGCAAGCATGAGAGCTTCTTCGAGGCGATCCACTTGCCCGCGCTACTCGAAAAGCCGGTGCCGTTCGCCAAGGCGGAACTGTGGAAGATCCCCGGCTGGGGTCCCGCGGCGGGGAGGTGGGGCGCAGTGGCCGTACACCGCGAACAGGGCGCGAAGATGCTGCGCAAGATGATCGCCGACGGCAAGGCATTCGCCGCCGATGGGCGCGTATTGGCGATTTTTCCCGAGGGCAGCCGCATCCCCCACGGCAGTGAGCCGCAACTCCAGGCAGGGTTCGCCGGGCTCTACAAGATGCTCGGCGTGCCGGTCATCCCAATGGCGGTGAACAGCGGCCCGCTCTACCACCGCTTCTGGAAGCGCAGCGGCACGATCACGATATGCTTCGGCGAGGAAATCCCCCCCGGCCTCCCGCGCGCCGACGTCGA
- a CDS encoding YdcF family protein, translating into MSAGQVIRRVAAIGALLWALGFVWFSIVLPQPADADTRTDAVIVPTGGSGRIARGLDLLRADTTQALFVAGVDREVRPPEFAASFGVEESLMECCVTLDFRSVDTKSNALEAAKWLKEKDYKSVRLVTSDWHIRRSALDLERATDGTVVILEDAVPSDPDLAMLFLEYHKLLARRVAGLWE; encoded by the coding sequence GTGAGCGCTGGTCAGGTCATTCGCCGCGTCGCCGCGATCGGGGCCCTGTTATGGGCGCTCGGCTTCGTCTGGTTCTCGATCGTGCTGCCGCAGCCGGCAGATGCGGATACGCGTACCGATGCGGTGATCGTGCCCACCGGCGGCAGCGGACGGATTGCGCGCGGGCTCGACCTGTTGCGCGCCGACACGACCCAGGCGCTGTTCGTCGCCGGGGTAGATCGCGAGGTCCGCCCGCCCGAATTCGCCGCCAGCTTCGGTGTCGAGGAATCGCTGATGGAGTGCTGCGTCACGCTCGATTTCCGCTCGGTCGATACCAAGAGCAACGCGCTGGAAGCGGCCAAGTGGCTCAAGGAAAAGGACTACAAATCGGTCCGTCTGGTCACGTCGGACTGGCATATCCGGCGGTCCGCGCTCGATCTCGAACGGGCGACCGACGGCACGGTCGTGATCCTGGAAGATGCGGTGCCGAGCGATCCCGATCTCGCCATGTTGTTCCTCGAATATCACAAATTGCTTGCGCGGCGCGTCGCGGGGCTTTGGGAATAG
- a CDS encoding cell division protein FtsX encodes MAAKASKSAPPVVKDGVRRGWRTLGAAGDTALVPQGRMRGPMPWLVAIMVAITVVAAAGALALGNMAARTSATLEGGVTVQVLEPDPQLRGQQVDLAIPALRQLDGVLSVRRVPQQELDALVEPWLGEEAVEGADVPIPAMIDIRMRSEPGDDDLARIEQVIAPLAPTSRVDPQASWLGPVFKAVQGLRWLALALIVLLGAATSAAVLLAARTAIGAHRDTIDIVHMLGGTDRQITRIFQRSIALDAAGGGALGLAVGLLTILVLGAQFSALGDGLAGQATLEWDDWLVLAAVPLVGVLLAGITARLSVMRALGRML; translated from the coding sequence ATGGCTGCCAAGGCAAGCAAATCCGCGCCACCGGTGGTCAAGGACGGCGTGCGGCGCGGTTGGCGGACACTGGGTGCGGCGGGCGACACCGCGCTGGTGCCGCAAGGGAGGATGCGCGGGCCGATGCCGTGGCTGGTGGCGATCATGGTTGCGATCACCGTGGTGGCCGCAGCCGGCGCATTGGCGCTCGGCAACATGGCCGCGCGCACCAGCGCCACGCTCGAAGGCGGGGTGACGGTGCAGGTGCTAGAGCCCGATCCGCAATTGCGCGGGCAGCAGGTCGATCTGGCCATTCCCGCGCTGCGCCAGCTCGATGGCGTGCTGTCGGTGCGGCGCGTGCCGCAGCAAGAACTCGATGCGCTCGTCGAGCCCTGGCTGGGCGAGGAAGCGGTGGAGGGCGCGGACGTTCCGATCCCGGCAATGATCGATATCCGCATGCGGAGCGAACCGGGTGACGACGATCTTGCACGGATCGAACAGGTCATCGCGCCGCTTGCCCCGACCTCGCGGGTCGATCCGCAGGCGAGCTGGCTTGGTCCGGTGTTCAAGGCCGTGCAGGGCCTGCGCTGGCTGGCGCTGGCGCTGATCGTATTGCTCGGCGCGGCGACCTCGGCGGCGGTGCTGCTGGCCGCGCGTACCGCGATCGGTGCGCATCGCGACACGATCGACATCGTTCACATGCTCGGCGGGACCGACCGCCAGATCACCCGCATCTTCCAGCGCTCGATCGCGCTCGATGCTGCGGGTGGCGGCGCGCTCGGCCTCGCTGTCGGGCTGCTGACGATCCTCGTGCTCGGCGCACAATTCTCCGCGTTGGGTGACGGGCTGGCGGGTCAGGCGACGCTCGAATGGGACGACTGGCTGGTGCTGGCGGCCGTCCCGCTCGTCGGGGTGCTTCTCGCCGGGATCACCGCGCGGCTGTCCGTCATGCGCGCGCTGGGGCGGATGCTGTGA
- the ftsE gene encoding cell division ATP-binding protein FtsE: protein MTQHSEEEIVRFDNVGLRYGTGKEVLSDVSFSLFPGRFYFLTGASGAGKTSLLKLLYLAQRPSRGVIKMFGQDAITLPRDRLPGFRRRIGVVFQNFRLLPHLSAFDNVALPLRVAGVAEKDLRKPVGDMLEWVGLADRIDAKPATLSGGEQQRVAIARAVIGRPDMLVADEPTGNVDAEMAARLMRLFEALNRLGTSVIVATHDLQLLRKVPDSMIMRLDKGKLSDPTGALRYPPRRSLS from the coding sequence ATGACCCAGCATAGCGAAGAAGAGATCGTCCGCTTCGACAATGTCGGGCTGCGCTACGGCACGGGCAAGGAAGTGCTCAGCGACGTCTCGTTCTCGCTGTTTCCGGGGCGGTTCTATTTCCTCACCGGGGCGAGCGGGGCGGGGAAGACCTCGCTCCTCAAGCTGCTCTATCTCGCCCAGCGCCCCTCGCGCGGGGTGATCAAGATGTTCGGGCAGGACGCGATCACCCTGCCGCGAGACCGCCTGCCCGGTTTTCGCCGACGGATCGGGGTCGTGTTCCAGAATTTCCGTCTCCTTCCGCATCTTAGCGCGTTCGATAATGTCGCCCTGCCGCTGCGTGTGGCGGGCGTGGCGGAGAAGGACCTGCGCAAGCCGGTTGGCGACATGCTCGAATGGGTGGGGCTGGCGGACCGGATCGATGCCAAGCCCGCGACGCTTTCGGGCGGGGAGCAACAGCGCGTCGCGATCGCGCGCGCCGTCATCGGACGGCCCGACATGCTGGTCGCCGACGAGCCGACAGGCAATGTCGATGCCGAAATGGCGGCCCGGCTGATGCGGCTGTTCGAGGCGCTCAATCGTCTCGGCACCTCGGTGATCGTCGCGACGCACGATCTGCAACTGCTGCGCAAGGTGCCCGATTCGATGATCATGCGGCTCGACAAGGGCAAGCTGTCCGATCCCACCGGGGCATTGCGCTATCCCCCGCGGCGGAGCCTGTCGTGA
- a CDS encoding zinc-ribbon domain-containing protein: protein MIIACPACNTRYAVPDSAIGVDGRTVRCAKCKHSWFQDGPPPERVAEQPAPPEAPAPSPRPTPTPEPAQESAPPRPTPPPPPPTEPTRAARREPMAGPGNEAVERPRRREYVAPEPAPTPAPAPTQEPTPAPTPQRSAIRDRLAESNRAPVPPVASDPLPEPRDDQAEPPVGHDIAAEVPRGFDEDEYERGSSFAHEPPFKARRNWTRIWTIGAVAFALAAAAVIGAINYFGLPGWMPFSQPTFVQAPPDLVLEFPADRQERRTLPNGIEYFETSGTVTNVGTETRRLPPIKVVLRDSRDRIVYDAQIVPPVSELAPGESIEVNEAIVDVPTSAKISEFGWAAY from the coding sequence ATGATTATCGCCTGTCCGGCCTGCAACACCCGCTACGCCGTCCCCGACAGCGCGATCGGCGTTGACGGTCGCACGGTGCGTTGTGCCAAATGCAAGCACAGCTGGTTCCAGGACGGCCCGCCGCCCGAGCGCGTCGCGGAACAGCCCGCGCCGCCCGAAGCTCCGGCACCATCACCTCGGCCGACACCGACGCCCGAACCGGCGCAGGAATCCGCGCCTCCGCGGCCCACGCCTCCGCCACCCCCTCCTACCGAACCGACGCGCGCAGCGCGGCGCGAGCCGATGGCAGGCCCCGGCAACGAGGCCGTCGAGCGTCCGCGACGCCGCGAATATGTCGCGCCCGAACCAGCGCCGACGCCAGCGCCAGCGCCAACGCAAGAACCGACGCCCGCGCCGACACCGCAACGATCGGCTATTCGCGACCGTTTGGCGGAAAGCAATCGGGCTCCCGTGCCGCCGGTCGCCAGCGATCCGCTGCCCGAGCCGCGGGACGATCAGGCCGAGCCGCCGGTGGGTCACGATATCGCAGCCGAAGTGCCGCGCGGATTCGATGAGGACGAATACGAGCGCGGATCGAGCTTCGCGCATGAACCGCCGTTCAAGGCGCGCCGCAACTGGACCCGGATCTGGACCATCGGCGCGGTCGCCTTCGCCCTCGCCGCGGCGGCGGTGATCGGCGCGATCAATTATTTCGGGTTGCCGGGCTGGATGCCGTTCAGCCAGCCGACCTTCGTGCAGGCGCCGCCCGACCTCGTGCTCGAATTCCCGGCCGATCGTCAGGAACGCCGCACCCTGCCCAACGGGATCGAATATTTCGAAACCAGCGGCACGGTGACCAATGTCGGCACCGAAACCCGTCGCCTGCCGCCCATCAAGGTGGTGCTGCGCGATTCGCGCGACCGGATCGTTTACGATGCGCAGATCGTCCCGCCCGTCAGCGAACTGGCTCCGGGCGAGAGTATCGAGGTAAACGAGGCGATCGTCGACGTTCCGACGAGCGCGAAAATCAGTGAGTTCGGCTGGGCCGCGTACTGA
- a CDS encoding CHAT domain-containing protein encodes MQSDLIANHKDRIHAELLLARLRQLDGEDAATSLDQADDAIARLESRLADVSLSDAALVRESDAHRESAVLYLALASGLGDEERIFRAMQLANISELARRQDFARDGSDQDGDAQTLRNELLDLARQQAELSARLDQARIDATDTAGELTAELASVAGLQQVAERALLEEHPDFVARYRPVPVALADLRTRLGADEILVAPVEGDLQGWLVRVSADGVASHALEMDNIAASVATLRAAVDAPQTLASFPQEEAHALFAALFPDGVAGVDRVLVYGGRSLATLPLGMLVTEAYTGDLRRAPWLARMVGSQTIGNLALFSRADAQSQTEAGRRFVGVGGIALPGSDGGERLAGLFRSGRPDATTIADLPELPGAAGELNRIAASFPPSARTLMIGPDASEARFKAADLQDIAVLAFATHGLVAGELADLWEPALLLRPGEGDSGDDGLLGASEIAGLAIDADWVILSACNTAAGSSPGAPSFGGLAAAFAQAGARSLLLSHWRVRDDAAAYLSARTVEIAAQGRDRAEALRQAQVELMENRTVADAGHPSVWAPFILIEN; translated from the coding sequence ATGCAGTCCGATCTGATTGCGAATCACAAGGACCGCATCCATGCCGAGTTGCTGCTCGCGCGCCTGCGCCAGCTCGACGGAGAGGATGCCGCAACGTCTCTCGACCAGGCTGACGACGCGATCGCCCGTCTCGAATCGCGCTTGGCCGACGTCTCGCTGTCCGATGCGGCGCTGGTGCGCGAGAGCGACGCCCACCGCGAAAGCGCGGTGCTTTATCTGGCGCTGGCCAGCGGCCTCGGCGACGAGGAGCGCATTTTCCGCGCGATGCAGCTTGCGAATATCTCCGAGCTGGCACGCCGACAGGATTTTGCGCGCGACGGATCGGATCAGGACGGCGATGCACAGACGCTGCGCAACGAATTGCTCGACCTGGCAAGGCAGCAGGCAGAACTTTCGGCACGTCTCGACCAGGCGCGAATCGATGCAACCGATACCGCCGGCGAACTGACCGCAGAACTCGCTTCGGTGGCCGGGCTCCAGCAGGTTGCAGAGCGAGCGCTTCTTGAGGAGCATCCCGATTTCGTCGCGCGATATCGCCCCGTACCGGTCGCATTGGCCGATCTCCGTACTCGCCTTGGGGCGGACGAAATCCTCGTCGCTCCGGTCGAAGGCGATCTGCAGGGTTGGCTGGTGCGCGTGTCGGCCGATGGCGTGGCGTCGCATGCGCTGGAAATGGATAATATTGCAGCTTCGGTTGCGACCTTGCGCGCTGCGGTCGATGCGCCGCAAACGCTGGCGAGCTTTCCTCAGGAGGAAGCCCACGCGCTCTTCGCGGCGCTCTTCCCCGATGGCGTGGCTGGAGTGGACCGTGTCCTCGTATATGGCGGACGAAGCCTCGCCACGCTGCCGCTGGGGATGCTGGTGACCGAAGCCTATACGGGCGACCTGCGGCGTGCACCCTGGCTCGCGCGCATGGTCGGGTCACAGACGATCGGCAATCTTGCGCTGTTCTCGCGCGCCGATGCGCAATCCCAAACGGAGGCGGGCCGACGCTTCGTCGGTGTGGGGGGCATTGCGCTCCCCGGGTCCGATGGCGGTGAACGGCTCGCCGGCTTGTTCCGGAGCGGGCGTCCCGACGCGACGACCATCGCTGACTTGCCCGAATTGCCCGGAGCCGCGGGTGAACTCAATCGGATCGCCGCGAGTTTTCCGCCTTCTGCCCGCACTCTGATGATCGGCCCCGATGCCAGCGAGGCGCGATTCAAGGCGGCGGATCTCCAGGATATCGCCGTTCTCGCCTTCGCCACGCACGGATTGGTCGCGGGCGAACTGGCCGATCTGTGGGAACCGGCATTGCTGCTCCGGCCGGGAGAGGGCGATTCCGGAGACGACGGACTGTTGGGGGCCAGCGAGATCGCGGGGCTGGCTATCGATGCCGACTGGGTAATCCTCTCGGCCTGCAACACTGCAGCGGGAAGTTCTCCCGGCGCGCCGTCTTTTGGAGGCCTAGCCGCCGCTTTTGCCCAAGCCGGGGCACGCTCGCTGCTGTTATCGCACTGGCGGGTCCGCGACGATGCCGCAGCCTATCTGAGCGCGCGAACGGTCGAAATTGCGGCACAGGGCCGCGATCGGGCCGAGGCGCTTCGGCAAGCGCAAGTCGAGCTGATGGAGAACCGAACGGTGGCCGATGCCGGGCATCCGTCGGTCTGGGCCCCGTTCATCCTGATAGAGAACTAG
- a CDS encoding tetratricopeptide repeat protein encodes MTGIKRALGARMMGALLASSVLLCGNVAAQDANGADTYETLAARTKERAGDPAFDYQLGIAALDAGRYGEAIIALQRVLAVQPDNAAARAELARAYALAGDIDTARQEFASVVEDPSLPDPVRQRFAGFVRQLDKQIAGGGSDVSGFLDARAGYDSNVNAATDLDTIVIPLFSFLGPGTLGPLSRPPTSMPNSPISPRAATTGPRSSRRPTGHSNWPMPRSRRIAPNRRRSISTVPNGTCDAAQ; translated from the coding sequence ATGACTGGCATTAAACGGGCGCTCGGTGCGAGAATGATGGGCGCGCTGCTTGCATCGTCGGTTTTGCTGTGCGGCAATGTCGCGGCACAGGATGCGAACGGCGCGGACACATATGAAACGCTGGCGGCGCGGACCAAGGAGCGCGCGGGCGATCCCGCGTTCGACTACCAGCTTGGGATCGCGGCGCTCGATGCCGGGCGATATGGCGAAGCGATTATCGCGCTCCAACGCGTACTCGCCGTCCAGCCCGACAATGCCGCCGCCCGCGCCGAACTCGCCCGCGCCTATGCCCTGGCAGGCGACATCGACACCGCCCGGCAGGAATTCGCCAGCGTGGTCGAGGATCCGAGCCTGCCCGATCCGGTGCGCCAGCGCTTCGCCGGTTTCGTCCGCCAACTCGACAAGCAGATCGCGGGCGGCGGATCGGACGTCTCCGGCTTCCTCGATGCGCGCGCAGGCTACGATAGCAACGTCAACGCCGCGACCGACCTCGACACGATCGTCATCCCGCTGTTCAGCTTCCTCGGGCCGGGAACGCTCGGCCCCCTTTCGCGACCGCCTACCTCCATGCCGAACTCGCCGATTTCGCCGCGCGCCGCGACGACTGGACCGCGTTCGAGCAGGCGTCCGACCGGGCACTCGAACTGGCCGATGCCGCGATCGAGGAGGATAGCTCCGAACAGGCGCAGATCCATCTCTACCGTGCCGAATGGGACATGCGACGCGGCGCAATAG
- a CDS encoding TRAP transporter large permease has protein sequence MELLTLFGVLLVLLAVGVPVAFALLGASLACFATLGIPPIVAVQRSAAGISVFTLMAIPFFIFAGDLMYRAGIAERLVRVADAAVGRVTGGLGIVNVGASMMFGAVSGSAIASASAIGSTMVPMMKEKGYPGDYSINVTVTAAVVGLLIPPSHNMIIYSAASGMGVSIGDLFLAGVFPGLLTGFMLMLTAWIVARRRALPTGRFPGWREFILATAYAIPGLMTALIIMGGILSGFFTATESSAVAVIYTVLVGSLVYRSLGWTAFWEAARKSVRTASMVLFIIAAATAFGFAMALLEVPSQLGALIGFITDNPLLTLLIINLMLLALGTFMDMAPLIVITTPIFLPVAMGVGVDPVHFGIIMMLNLGIGLVTPPVGSVLFVGSAVGKLPVTTLIRTIWPFYLTLLAALALITYVPPLSLWLPSVFAG, from the coding sequence ATGGAACTTCTCACCCTGTTCGGCGTGCTGCTGGTTCTGCTGGCGGTCGGCGTCCCGGTGGCTTTCGCGCTGCTCGGCGCAAGCCTCGCCTGTTTCGCCACGCTGGGCATTCCGCCGATCGTGGCGGTGCAGCGGAGCGCGGCGGGGATCAGCGTGTTCACCCTGATGGCGATCCCCTTCTTCATCTTCGCCGGAGACCTAATGTATCGCGCCGGCATCGCCGAGAGGCTGGTGCGGGTCGCCGATGCGGCGGTGGGACGGGTCACGGGCGGTCTCGGCATCGTCAATGTCGGCGCCTCGATGATGTTCGGCGCGGTCTCGGGATCGGCCATCGCCAGCGCCTCGGCGATCGGATCGACGATGGTCCCGATGATGAAGGAAAAAGGCTATCCCGGCGATTACTCCATCAATGTGACAGTGACCGCGGCGGTGGTCGGCCTGCTGATCCCGCCATCGCACAACATGATCATCTATTCGGCCGCTTCGGGCATGGGCGTCTCGATCGGCGACCTGTTCCTCGCCGGGGTGTTTCCCGGCCTGCTGACCGGGTTCATGCTGATGCTGACCGCATGGATCGTGGCCAGGCGGCGTGCCCTGCCGACCGGACGCTTCCCCGGCTGGCGCGAATTCATCCTCGCCACCGCCTATGCCATCCCCGGCCTGATGACCGCGCTGATCATCATGGGCGGCATCCTCAGCGGGTTCTTCACGGCCACCGAAAGCTCTGCCGTCGCGGTGATCTACACCGTGCTGGTGGGCTCGCTGGTCTATCGCAGCCTCGGCTGGACCGCCTTCTGGGAAGCGGCGCGCAAATCGGTCCGCACCGCCTCGATGGTGCTGTTCATCATCGCCGCGGCAACCGCGTTCGGCTTTGCCATGGCGCTGCTCGAAGTGCCGAGCCAGCTGGGCGCGCTGATCGGGTTCATCACCGACAATCCGCTGCTGACCCTGCTGATCATCAACCTGATGCTGCTTGCGCTCGGCACTTTCATGGACATGGCGCCGCTAATCGTGATCACCACGCCGATCTTCCTGCCGGTTGCGATGGGCGTGGGGGTCGACCCGGTCCATTTCGGCATCATCATGATGCTCAATCTGGGCATCGGCCTGGTGACGCCGCCGGTCGGCTCGGTCCTGTTCGTGGGTTCGGCGGTGGGCAAGCTGCCGGTGACGACGCTGATCCGCACGATCTGGCCGTTCTACCTCACCTTGCTCGCCGCGCTGGCACTGATCACCTACGTGCCGCCGCTGTCGCTCTGGCTGCCGAGCGTCTTCGCAGGCTGA
- a CDS encoding TRAP transporter small permease: MMARIARGLIVLSSAGLAAMALVIGWQVFGRFVLASSPSWTEQASLVLMIWYVMFAAAAGVYEGFHIRIALLEERLGDRAGPVRRIVAAVIALIGLVLCIYGAQMCWLVRENVIPSIGVSRAVAYIPMPIAGLLMMLFALPQLSMGQAPRDNEEDA, translated from the coding sequence ATGATGGCACGCATCGCACGCGGGCTGATCGTCCTGTCGTCCGCCGGACTGGCGGCCATGGCCCTGGTGATCGGATGGCAGGTGTTCGGACGTTTCGTCCTCGCATCGAGCCCTTCGTGGACCGAGCAGGCCTCGCTCGTCCTGATGATCTGGTACGTGATGTTTGCGGCGGCCGCGGGCGTTTACGAGGGCTTCCATATCCGCATTGCGCTGCTCGAAGAGCGGCTGGGCGATCGCGCCGGGCCCGTCCGGCGGATCGTTGCCGCGGTGATCGCCCTGATCGGCCTGGTCCTGTGCATTTATGGCGCGCAGATGTGCTGGCTGGTGCGCGAAAACGTGATCCCCTCGATCGGCGTCAGTCGCGCCGTCGCCTACATACCCATGCCGATCGCCGGTCTGCTGATGATGCTCTTCGCGCTGCCCCAGCTGTCGATGGGCCAGGCGCCCCGCGACAACGAGGAGGACGCCTAA
- a CDS encoding TRAP transporter substrate-binding protein: MGNHPVSRRALLAGGAALAAGALLPGCKPRLSGVFTSADAHPADYPTVRAVEFMGQLLSKWTDGRLGTKVFAGGQLGSEMDTLEIASFGGLDMTRVYFAPLNAIEPMTLPFCLPFVFDSVAHMRRVVDSELGDTVLASLRRHRLVGLAIYDSGARNFYNNRRTIRSPEDMRGLKLRVPNSDLSVAMINALGANAVPIPYGETYQALAQGVIDGAENNWPSLVSARHFEVIDHLSITEHLLTPEAFVMSEASWLRLDAKDRKLVREAAKQSVPEMRRLWDAEVAEAKQIIAASPIEVTPVDKEPFAALMRPVWDRFITTPEQKAVVEGILSMGGGNTA, translated from the coding sequence ATGGGCAATCACCCGGTATCCCGCCGTGCCCTCTTGGCGGGCGGCGCGGCGCTGGCTGCGGGCGCCCTGCTGCCCGGGTGCAAGCCCCGCCTGTCCGGCGTCTTCACCAGCGCCGATGCGCATCCGGCCGATTACCCGACGGTGCGCGCGGTTGAATTCATGGGCCAGCTGCTGTCGAAATGGACCGACGGGCGGCTCGGCACCAAGGTGTTCGCCGGGGGGCAGCTCGGCAGCGAGATGGATACGCTCGAAATCGCCAGCTTCGGCGGGCTCGACATGACGCGGGTCTATTTCGCCCCGCTCAATGCGATCGAGCCAATGACGCTGCCCTTCTGCCTGCCGTTCGTGTTCGATTCGGTCGCGCATATGCGACGAGTGGTCGATAGCGAGCTGGGCGACACGGTCCTGGCGTCGCTGCGCCGACACCGGCTGGTCGGACTTGCGATCTACGATTCGGGCGCGCGCAATTTCTACAATAATCGTCGCACGATCCGGTCGCCGGAAGACATGCGCGGGCTGAAGCTGCGCGTCCCCAATTCGGACTTGTCGGTGGCGATGATCAATGCGCTCGGCGCGAATGCGGTCCCGATCCCCTATGGCGAGACCTACCAGGCGCTCGCCCAGGGGGTGATCGACGGCGCCGAGAACAACTGGCCCTCACTGGTGAGCGCGCGACATTTCGAAGTGATCGACCATCTCAGCATCACCGAACACCTGCTGACACCCGAAGCCTTCGTAATGAGCGAGGCCTCGTGGTTGCGGCTTGATGCCAAGGACAGGAAACTGGTGCGCGAGGCGGCGAAACAGTCGGTTCCCGAAATGCGGCGCCTGTGGGACGCCGAGGTCGCCGAAGCGAAGCAGATCATCGCTGCGTCGCCGATCGAGGTCACCCCCGTCGACAAGGAGCCGTTCGCGGCGCTCATGCGGCCGGTCTGGGATCGTTTCATCACCACGCCTGAACAGAAGGCGGTGGTCGAAGGCATACTTTCGATGGGCGGAGGAAATACGGCATGA
- a CDS encoding family 43 glycosylhydrolase: MSLRRRDVMRGVGAIGLAGALPFPLHAREEERVGRTTDGRYRRGFDNQRIADLGDGTFLNPVVSGDRPDPAILRDGEDYYMTFSTFDAYPGLTIWHSRDLVNWRPLDAALHRNIGAVWAPSLHKDKGRYLLYIPVKAALGNDIFVAWADDITGPWSDPIPLGLPRHIDPCHAVAEDGSRWLFLSGGDRVRLSDDNLSIVGPVEHAYDPWRYPADWVVEGFSPEGPKIHRIGEWFYMLTAVGGTAGPPTGHMVIAARSRSLHGPWEHHPRNPLVRTTSIDEAWWSRGHASLVQAPDDSWWSLYHGYENGYWTLGRQCLLDPVAFDRDGWFDMTGGDLSHALSKPQGGSAVPHGMPLSDDFTGPLALGSKWAFFKPEPSEEKRIESGDGVLRLAGKGKAPSSGSPLLVTAGDRSYQFECDIEIAPGGWAGLVLFYDDRLYCGLGFDADRFVTHQYGRERARPANPHGSRMLMRVTNRAHIVVFDTSGDGGRTWQRFDRGMEVSGYHHNVRGDFLMLRPGLYAAGPGEARFRDFRFTALDR, encoded by the coding sequence ATGAGCCTGCGACGGAGGGACGTGATGCGCGGTGTCGGGGCAATCGGCCTGGCCGGTGCGCTGCCTTTCCCGCTGCATGCCAGGGAGGAAGAGCGGGTCGGGCGCACGACTGACGGGCGCTATCGCCGCGGCTTCGACAATCAGCGGATAGCGGATCTGGGCGACGGCACTTTCCTCAACCCAGTCGTCTCGGGCGACCGCCCGGATCCGGCGATCCTCAGGGACGGGGAGGACTACTACATGACCTTCTCGACCTTCGACGCCTATCCGGGGCTGACGATCTGGCATTCGCGGGATCTGGTCAACTGGCGCCCACTCGATGCCGCGTTGCACCGCAATATCGGAGCGGTCTGGGCTCCGAGCCTGCACAAGGACAAGGGCCGCTATCTGCTTTACATCCCGGTCAAGGCGGCGCTCGGCAACGATATCTTCGTCGCCTGGGCCGATGATATCACCGGGCCGTGGAGCGACCCGATTCCCTTGGGCCTGCCACGTCATATCGATCCCTGCCATGCCGTCGCCGAAGACGGGTCGCGCTGGCTGTTCCTATCGGGCGGAGACCGGGTACGGCTGTCGGACGACAATCTCTCCATCGTCGGCCCAGTCGAGCACGCCTACGATCCGTGGCGCTATCCCGCCGACTGGGTGGTGGAGGGTTTTTCGCCCGAAGGCCCCAAGATCCATCGGATCGGCGAATGGTTTTACATGCTCACCGCCGTTGGCGGCACCGCCGGGCCGCCGACCGGCCACATGGTCATCGCTGCGCGCTCGCGCTCGCTGCACGGGCCGTGGGAACATCATCCGCGCAATCCGCTGGTGCGCACCACGAGCATCGACGAGGCTTGGTGGTCGCGCGGCCACGCTTCGCTAGTGCAGGCGCCCGACGACAGCTGGTGGTCGCTGTATCACGGATACGAGAACGGCTATTGGACACTCGGCCGCCAATGCCTGCTCGATCCGGTCGCATTCGACAGGGATGGCTGGTTCGATATGACGGGCGGCGACCTGTCGCACGCGCTCTCCAAGCCGCAGGGCGGATCGGCGGTGCCCCACGGGATGCCGCTGTCCGACGATTTCACCGGGCCGCTCGCGCTCGGCAGTAAATGGGCGTTCTTCAAACCCGAGCCGAGCGAGGAAAAGCGCATCGAAAGCGGCGACGGCGTCCTGCGCCTCGCCGGCAAGGGAAAGGCACCGTCGAGCGGATCCCCACTGCTCGTCACGGCCGGCGATCGTTCGTACCAATTCGAATGCGACATCGAAATCGCGCCAGGTGGGTGGGCGGGCCTGGTGCTGTTCTACGACGACCGGCTCTATTGCGGGCTGGGTTTCGATGCCGACCGTTTCGTCACCCATCAATACGGTCGCGAACGTGCGCGCCCCGCCAACCCGCACGGATCGCGCATGCTAATGCGGGTGACCAATCGCGCCCATATCGTGGTGTTCGATACTAGTGGTGATGGCGGCCGCACCTGGCAGCGCTTCGATCGGGGGATGGAAGTGTCGGGCTATCATCACAATGTGCGAGGCGACTTCCTGATGCTACGACCCGGCCTGTACGCGGCTGGACCCGGCGAGGCCAGGTTCAGGGACTTTCGTTTTACGGCGCTCGACCGGTGA